TCGTCCGCCCACGAACCGGTCGTGGTGCACGTCAGGAGCAACGCCAGGACAGCAAGGGCGCGACGACGCATGGACGGCAGCCTCCCGCTCGGGTGATAGGGATATTATATTATATCAAATATAATGACTTAATATCTATAGTTGTGTTGGCCGATTAAGCTGGCCGACAATTTATCATGTTGATATATAATATCTTAAGAGAATATCGCATTTCGGCGGTTCGGATCAGCTAGTCGGAAAGGTGGCGGGGTAGGAAGACCCCGGCCGAAACGCCCGGCACCAGCTTCCCGTCGCGCACGACCTGTTCCCCGCGCCGCCAGACGTCGACGATCCGCCCGCACCAGTCGTCGCCCGTCCACAACGAGGGGTCGGGGTGCCCGTCGATGGGCAGGTGCGTGCCGGTCGCTTCGGGGTCGAACAGCACCAGGTCGGCGTCGTAACCGGCGGCCACGCGTCCCTTGCGGCCGGCCAGGCCGAGTCGCCCGGCGGGCGCCTCGCAGCAGACCCTCACCCATCGTTCCGGGGTCAGCAGGCCGCGGCAGACGCCCAGGGTGTAGGCGGCCAGCAGGCGCTCGCCGACGCCGGCGGTGCCGTTGGGCACGGCGGCGAAACCGTGGGCGGCCTCGCGGCGCTTGGTCTCCAGCGGGAAGGCGCAGTGGTCGGTGGCCAGCCAGGCGATGTCGCCGTCGGCGAGGCCGCCCAGGAGCGCGGCGGCGTCGGCCGGCGAGCGCAGGGGCGGGGCCATCAGCGCGGTCAGGGCGTCGTCGCCGCCGCGCGCGTAGAGGGACTCGTCGCGGAACAGGTACTGCGGGCAGGTCTCCGCGCGCAGGTCCACGCCCACGGCGCGGGCGCCGCGGATCAGGTCCAGTCCGGCGGCGGTCGACAGGTGCACGACGGTCAGGGGGCAACCGGTCTCCTCGGCCAGCAGCATGGCCTGGCGGATCGCCTCGACCTCGGACTCGGGCCCGTGCGCCGTGGGGTGCCACTCGGGACCGGTGCGGCCGGTCGCGGCGAGGATGGCCTCGGCGGCGGCGTTCATCTCGCCGTCCTCGGCGTGCAGCAGCAGGTGGCCGCCGACGTCCTTGACCTGGCGCATGAGCAGGCGCAGCTCGGCGGCGGCGAGCATCAGGCGGCCCTTGTAGGCGAGGAAGGCTTTGAAGGTCGGCACGCCCGCGTGCACTAG
This portion of the bacterium genome encodes:
- a CDS encoding amidohydrolase family protein — translated: MDHVAAAYCCPMTTPEFHLRNAVVMTGNGPSAADVHVRDGRVVDLHDRNGLSTVAAGDVDAAGLWLLPGGVDPHVHFGMPLRDGLSSRGWRESSTAALLGGTTTVIDFANPSRGEPIADAVLRWQAAADGACLCDWGLHATVCDIAPERLAELDGLVHAGVPTFKAFLAYKGRLMLAAAELRLLMRQVKDVGGHLLLHAEDGEMNAAAEAILAATGRTGPEWHPTAHGPESEVEAIRQAMLLAEETGCPLTVVHLSTAAGLDLIRGARAVGVDLRAETCPQYLFRDESLYARGGDDALTALMAPPLRSPADAAALLGGLADGDIAWLATDHCAFPLETKRREAAHGFAAVPNGTAGVGERLLAAYTLGVCRGLLTPERWVRVCCEAPAGRLGLAGRKGRVAAGYDADLVLFDPEATGTHLPIDGHPDPSLWTGDDWCGRIVDVWRRGEQVVRDGKLVPGVSAGVFLPRHLSD